Proteins from a single region of Sphaerochaeta globosa str. Buddy:
- a CDS encoding ABC transporter ATP-binding protein — protein sequence MLKRFAAYYRPYKGLFFLDIGVAILASALSILFPSLTRQLLRVEIPQKNLEHMLIIFALMLIIYMLQAVCQYIRVTWGHILGVRMETDMRSELFAHLQKLSFGYFDRTKTGHMMSRITNDLFQITEMAHHAPEDLIISVATIVGSYILMFSYSVPLAFISLIPFPIIVFYGVYYGRRMKATFRKVRTTVADVNSNVENSLMGIREVKSFARESYQEQKFNQVNDVLRDSKMEQYKVMGRYHSVIGFFRDLYYFCTIAGGAVLIFMGKVESYDLVTFILYVGVVLPPIDRLINFTEQLQQGMASFERFTQVMDEHPGITDVKDAKDLKVKEGTVRFEHVSFAYENSPELILKDIDVSIPGGSTIALVGESGAGKSTFASLLPRFYEPKMGRILIDGQDIKQIRQNSLRQHIGFVQQNIFLFDDTIRENLKYGKVDATDEQLWAALDAANLGNFVRSLPLALDTQVGERGTLLSGGQKQRISIARVFLKNPSILIFDEATSSLDTESEELITEAFARLSVGRTAIVIAHRLTTVKNADCILVLDEGTLVESGTHAELLEMNGQYAKLYKTQDFS from the coding sequence ATGCTCAAACGGTTTGCTGCCTACTATCGCCCCTACAAGGGGCTTTTCTTTCTGGATATCGGGGTGGCAATCCTTGCATCTGCTCTGTCCATTCTGTTTCCGAGCCTGACCAGACAATTGCTTCGCGTCGAAATTCCCCAGAAGAATCTTGAGCACATGCTCATAATTTTTGCCCTGATGCTGATCATCTACATGTTGCAGGCCGTCTGCCAATACATCCGAGTCACCTGGGGTCACATCCTGGGTGTGAGGATGGAGACGGATATGCGCAGTGAGTTGTTTGCCCATTTGCAGAAACTCTCCTTCGGCTACTTCGACAGGACCAAGACCGGACATATGATGAGCCGCATCACCAACGACCTTTTTCAGATTACCGAGATGGCCCATCATGCCCCTGAGGATTTGATCATCAGCGTGGCAACGATTGTAGGTTCATACATCCTGATGTTCAGTTACAGTGTTCCCCTGGCTTTCATCTCACTCATCCCGTTTCCTATCATAGTCTTTTACGGGGTGTATTACGGTCGGAGAATGAAGGCCACATTCCGCAAGGTACGTACCACGGTTGCCGACGTGAACAGCAATGTCGAAAACTCATTGATGGGAATCCGTGAAGTCAAATCCTTTGCAAGGGAGTCCTACCAGGAACAAAAGTTCAATCAGGTAAACGATGTACTGCGCGACAGCAAAATGGAGCAGTACAAGGTTATGGGCCGCTATCACTCGGTTATCGGTTTCTTTAGGGATCTCTACTACTTCTGCACCATTGCCGGCGGGGCCGTCCTGATTTTCATGGGCAAGGTCGAATCCTACGATCTGGTAACTTTCATTCTGTATGTAGGGGTGGTGCTCCCTCCCATAGACCGGCTGATCAACTTCACTGAACAACTGCAGCAGGGCATGGCCAGCTTTGAACGCTTTACCCAGGTCATGGATGAGCATCCTGGCATTACCGATGTGAAGGATGCCAAGGATTTGAAGGTAAAAGAGGGGACGGTGCGCTTCGAGCATGTCTCGTTTGCCTATGAAAACTCACCGGAGCTTATCCTCAAGGATATCGATGTTTCCATTCCCGGTGGCTCCACCATTGCCTTGGTGGGAGAGTCGGGTGCCGGCAAGAGCACCTTTGCTTCCCTGCTTCCGCGATTCTATGAACCCAAGATGGGCAGAATTCTTATCGATGGTCAGGATATCAAGCAAATCAGGCAAAATTCACTGCGTCAGCATATTGGTTTTGTACAGCAGAATATTTTTCTCTTTGATGACACAATCCGGGAGAATCTGAAGTACGGAAAAGTGGATGCAACCGATGAACAGCTCTGGGCAGCCCTGGATGCCGCCAACCTCGGCAATTTTGTTCGTTCTCTTCCTCTCGCCTTGGATACTCAGGTGGGGGAACGGGGGACGCTGCTCAGCGGTGGACAGAAGCAACGCATCTCCATCGCCCGTGTGTTCTTGAAGAATCCTTCCATTCTAATTTTTGACGAGGCTACCAGCAGCCTTGATACCGAAAGTGAAGAGCTTATAACCGAAGCCTTTGCCCGTCTTTCGGTCGGAAGGACAGCTATTGTCATTGCCCATCGGCTGACAACGGTGAAGAATGCCGATTGCATCTTGGTCCTCGATGAGGGTACACTGGTTGAGTCTGGAACGCATGCCGAGCTGTTGGAAATGAATGGCCAGTACGCAAAACTCTATAAAACACAGGACTTTTCCTAA
- a CDS encoding DNA translocase FtsK gives MKGKKGRISLLIGILCLIGTLLVAALVVLPLFGVTNALLVRTHVLLSRFFSFTVEPSRFGLVPLGLLLLVWTIMIFSFRSKKKFSYILIPLTAVMTYTLYTLSHLLQGSNRPLFSSFLQASSSDLRSASFKVVLAFLAETALFVLFTLLSDALDRYRLAKLERQERREQALQQKNEQAAQKQQEKAKKRSLFGTFKNHKKEAKDQGEEEDSVTLVKKPVAVETVEEGNELGQQQVNFPPIAEVPSLGSLSRRRPAISKPSEREVIEVDEIHVTGKVSIGALHTLTEERKRNNGLSYLERKQLELEQARKEEKPQPKEQVQLSGFLQGALEAVGKAPQKKLGRNAEPRGKAKGMLAEAVEQQQTRQDEPDAPVGEPDDSHLSIRERILSVQYEEKPSQPLFAPENPSPVEALKPVTPPLVEKPTFVQPTFFASQSTAKPINGGFSDDIPQPVEVLEDEEDLLEPTSGVGGLSGSALINKGRLTYQFPSDSMLVTYPKVSDVIDETTLKRGEVLVSTLMQFNVNVELVNIVRGPTVTMFELLPAPGVRVNSIVNLADNIALALAATQVRIVAPIPGKSAVGVEIPNLKRDIIGFREMLSSLPDGFGIPMVLGRNLMGEPIVVDVIKAPHLLIAGSTGSGKSVCVNSLICSVLFRRSPKQVRMILVDPKIVELNIYNGIPHLLTPVITDAKRTLKALDFCLYEMDRRYKLLQGINVRNIIGYNEKIETSRIAREKLPYILVVIDEFADLMHLVGKDMESKVSRLAAMSRAVGIHLVLATQRPSVDVITGVIKNNIPTRIAFAVTSSTDSRIILDEQGADKLLGKGDMLYMSSSNPAAERIQGSFLSDHEVEEVVKFVSTQGVPDFIDESFFEDEEQKASESESEDGIDANDDDELMQRALSIIVERKCASASYLQRRLKIGYNRAARLVEQMEEMGYVGPPNGSKPRELIKYP, from the coding sequence CAGCCGTAATGACGTACACCTTGTACACCCTTTCCCATCTTCTGCAGGGAAGCAACAGACCGCTCTTTTCTTCTTTTCTGCAAGCCTCCTCGAGTGATCTGAGAAGCGCCTCCTTCAAGGTTGTACTGGCCTTTTTGGCTGAAACAGCCCTGTTTGTACTCTTCACCTTGCTCAGCGATGCATTGGATCGGTATCGCCTAGCCAAGCTTGAGCGGCAGGAGCGCCGAGAGCAGGCTTTGCAGCAGAAGAATGAGCAGGCTGCACAAAAACAGCAGGAAAAGGCAAAAAAGAGATCATTGTTCGGAACATTCAAGAACCATAAGAAGGAAGCAAAGGATCAGGGCGAAGAGGAAGATAGTGTCACACTGGTGAAAAAGCCGGTGGCAGTTGAAACGGTGGAGGAGGGCAATGAACTGGGACAACAGCAGGTCAATTTCCCACCCATCGCTGAAGTGCCTTCCTTGGGCAGCCTTTCCAGGCGTAGACCTGCAATTTCCAAACCTTCGGAGAGGGAAGTAATCGAGGTTGATGAAATCCACGTTACAGGCAAAGTCAGCATCGGGGCACTCCATACCCTTACCGAAGAGAGAAAACGAAACAACGGGCTCTCATACCTTGAACGCAAGCAACTTGAACTTGAGCAGGCAAGGAAAGAAGAGAAACCCCAGCCGAAGGAGCAGGTGCAACTGTCAGGCTTTCTGCAGGGAGCTCTGGAAGCGGTAGGGAAGGCTCCCCAAAAGAAACTCGGCAGGAATGCCGAACCACGGGGCAAAGCCAAAGGCATGCTTGCAGAGGCTGTAGAGCAACAACAAACGAGGCAGGATGAACCCGATGCTCCTGTTGGCGAGCCGGATGATAGCCACCTTAGCATTCGGGAGCGGATTCTCTCGGTGCAGTATGAGGAAAAACCCTCACAGCCTCTCTTCGCCCCTGAAAATCCCAGCCCGGTGGAAGCTTTGAAGCCTGTTACGCCTCCTTTAGTGGAGAAGCCTACCTTTGTGCAACCTACCTTCTTTGCCAGTCAGAGTACAGCCAAACCGATTAATGGTGGTTTCAGCGATGACATTCCACAACCAGTTGAAGTACTCGAGGATGAGGAAGACCTGCTCGAACCAACCAGCGGTGTTGGAGGCCTGAGTGGTAGTGCTTTGATCAATAAGGGCCGCTTAACCTATCAGTTTCCTTCAGATTCCATGCTGGTTACCTATCCAAAGGTTTCGGATGTGATCGACGAGACCACCCTTAAACGAGGGGAAGTGCTTGTTTCAACCTTGATGCAATTCAACGTCAACGTTGAGCTGGTCAATATTGTGCGCGGTCCTACGGTAACAATGTTTGAGTTGCTCCCCGCCCCGGGGGTGAGAGTGAATTCCATTGTCAACCTTGCGGATAATATTGCTCTCGCTTTGGCTGCCACCCAGGTACGTATCGTTGCCCCTATTCCCGGCAAGTCCGCCGTTGGTGTGGAAATACCAAACCTTAAGCGTGATATTATCGGATTTCGGGAAATGCTTAGCTCGCTTCCCGATGGTTTTGGCATTCCGATGGTGCTGGGACGCAATCTGATGGGTGAGCCCATTGTCGTTGATGTAATCAAGGCACCCCACCTTCTGATCGCTGGATCAACTGGGAGCGGAAAGAGTGTCTGCGTAAACTCCCTGATCTGTTCAGTGCTCTTCAGGCGCAGTCCCAAACAGGTGCGCATGATTCTTGTAGATCCGAAAATCGTTGAATTGAATATCTACAACGGTATTCCCCATCTGTTGACTCCGGTCATCACCGATGCAAAGAGAACCCTCAAGGCTCTTGATTTCTGTCTGTATGAGATGGATAGGCGCTACAAATTGCTGCAGGGCATCAATGTACGAAATATCATCGGATACAATGAAAAGATTGAGACCAGTCGGATCGCCAGGGAGAAACTCCCGTACATTTTGGTAGTCATCGATGAGTTTGCCGACCTGATGCACCTTGTCGGCAAGGACATGGAGAGCAAGGTCAGCCGCCTTGCAGCCATGAGCCGAGCAGTGGGAATCCATTTGGTTCTGGCTACCCAGCGTCCTTCGGTGGATGTCATCACCGGTGTTATCAAGAACAACATCCCCACCCGTATTGCTTTCGCGGTCACCAGTTCTACGGACAGCCGCATCATTCTTGATGAGCAGGGAGCTGACAAACTCCTTGGAAAAGGCGATATGCTCTATATGTCCAGCAGTAACCCGGCAGCTGAGCGCATCCAGGGTTCCTTCCTCAGCGACCATGAGGTCGAGGAAGTGGTGAAGTTCGTCTCAACCCAAGGGGTGCCGGATTTCATCGACGAATCCTTCTTCGAGGATGAGGAACAGAAAGCTTCAGAGTCGGAAAGTGAGGATGGAATCGATGCGAATGATGACGACGAGCTCATGCAGCGTGCCCTATCCATTATTGTGGAGCGTAAGTGTGCCTCGGCATCCTACTTGCAGAGAAGATTGAAGATAGGGTACAACCGGGCTGCACGTCTGGTAGAACAGATGGAAGAGATGGGATATGTGGGACCTCCGAATGGAAGCAAGCCCCGCGAGTTGATCAAGTATCCCTGA
- a CDS encoding ATP-binding cassette domain-containing protein: MQHALHISNLEFTYRSWKEEECDSLFSNLSLKLGEGSKTLLLAPFNKGKTTLAKIICGVCPKYFPGNLRGTISLFGRNLSTLEPWDLLTSCSYVSQNPQEQFVATSVEEELAFGLESLGLSRSEMKERIDAALGHWGLESLRTSSQQELSGGERKRVLLAVQEVLQARLWILDEAFDDLDQTWRDQLRKTIQESDNTILVLASRYLQEFSDLFDQVVLLDQKRIHTPAFDALLPRFSRLCGDDLPSPLDGQVLDSCKKHTLSCIDLQAQRKRLSTLQGQMFSLSVPNFHLDSGELVTLVGPNGSGKSSFSRLLCGLDDPISGAVCIDGQPFTSKELSKKVGYLFQNPDLQIFLPTVEEELSWSLKRRKDLKPEEMRSRVSECADLFGLKLGDTPTTMSYPLRKALQAAVYFLLDRPFYVLDELDSSLTYNSALSIIARLRQKGAGLLLITHDRQFARGIAQRGYGIGDGRMASL; this comes from the coding sequence ATGCAACACGCCCTTCATATTTCCAATCTCGAATTCACCTACCGCTCCTGGAAAGAAGAGGAATGTGACAGTTTGTTCAGCAATCTCTCCCTCAAGCTGGGCGAGGGGAGTAAAACATTGCTGCTTGCCCCATTCAACAAGGGCAAGACCACCTTGGCAAAAATTATCTGCGGGGTGTGCCCGAAATATTTTCCAGGCAACTTGCGTGGAACCATCAGCCTGTTCGGCCGCAATCTTTCCACGCTCGAACCCTGGGACCTGCTTACGTCTTGTTCCTATGTATCCCAAAATCCTCAAGAACAGTTTGTAGCCACCTCGGTTGAGGAGGAGCTTGCATTCGGGTTGGAGTCTCTGGGACTGAGTCGCAGCGAAATGAAAGAACGCATTGATGCGGCGCTCGGGCATTGGGGACTGGAGTCGCTTCGAACCTCAAGTCAACAGGAACTCAGTGGGGGGGAGCGCAAGCGAGTATTGCTTGCAGTCCAGGAAGTGCTTCAGGCACGCCTGTGGATTCTGGATGAGGCGTTTGATGATCTGGACCAAACATGGCGTGACCAACTGAGAAAGACCATCCAGGAGTCGGACAATACCATTTTGGTACTTGCCAGCCGCTACCTCCAGGAATTCTCGGATCTTTTTGATCAAGTGGTGCTTCTTGACCAAAAGCGCATCCATACCCCGGCTTTTGATGCATTGCTTCCCCGGTTTTCCCGTCTCTGTGGGGACGACCTTCCCAGCCCTTTGGATGGGCAGGTACTGGATTCCTGTAAAAAACACACGCTATCATGCATCGATTTACAAGCTCAGCGAAAAAGGTTGAGTACTCTGCAAGGCCAAATGTTCAGCCTGAGCGTTCCGAATTTCCATCTGGATAGTGGGGAACTCGTTACATTGGTAGGACCGAACGGCAGCGGAAAGAGTTCGTTTTCTCGCCTGCTTTGCGGCTTGGACGATCCAATAAGCGGTGCTGTCTGTATCGATGGGCAGCCTTTCACCTCCAAGGAGCTCTCCAAGAAGGTGGGGTATTTATTCCAGAACCCTGACCTCCAAATATTCCTCCCGACTGTTGAGGAGGAACTCTCCTGGTCGTTGAAACGGCGCAAGGACTTGAAGCCCGAGGAAATGAGAAGCCGAGTCTCAGAGTGCGCCGACCTGTTCGGCCTCAAGCTCGGTGATACCCCCACTACCATGAGCTATCCACTCAGAAAAGCTCTGCAGGCAGCTGTCTACTTTCTCCTTGACCGGCCGTTCTATGTGCTGGATGAACTCGATAGCTCGCTGACGTATAACAGCGCGCTTTCCATAATTGCTAGGCTGCGCCAGAAGGGTGCGGGCTTGTTGCTTATCACCCACGACCGTCAATTCGCCAGAGGTATCGCCCAACGCGGCTACGGCATCGGGGATGGAAGGATGGCTAGCCTATGA
- a CDS encoding DEAD/DEAH box helicase, with protein MKFIELPLSEQVLKGIEAAGFTDCTEVQEKVLPISLSHRDVMAQSKTGSGKTAVYVLTILQSFVEAQNQGKSKPKALIVAPTRELAVQIEEDTLKLASGMDDVSVGCFFGGVGYGKQDEILEKGCDIFVCTPGRILDYQKMHKIDFRQFDIFIVDEADRLFDMGFYPDIQKMFSLLRACTDRQTMLFSATLGTKVRNLAWSFMNEPVELEVQPEEITVKAITQELFHISKDQKFGLFLKLMKKENPENCLIFTNTKARCIEVAKRLSLNGYPTKYLMGDLPQTKRLQTIERMKDGKIKFLVATDVAARGLQIDDLQLVVNYDIPDDFESYVHRIGRTARAGKSGKSITLADEEYVFNLEPIENYIQMKIPVIWPEEGELPEVVDASASYSFRDLVSNDEYAPSSARPRNGAAPRGRKGPLPLRRGSEQRSDRPDRPRPPRRADETVASRPRRAEQEQARPTETRRRRPGSKSYAEIQNLSLEERLAYYKQQYQNEGGQSGPSQATTQVPRTPVKKVAAMTVAKEQDQSKSPQKKLGFFARLFRRKK; from the coding sequence ATGAAATTTATTGAATTACCCTTAAGTGAGCAAGTGCTCAAAGGCATTGAGGCTGCGGGTTTCACCGATTGTACGGAAGTACAAGAAAAGGTGCTTCCTATCAGTCTTTCCCATCGTGATGTCATGGCCCAGTCCAAGACTGGAAGCGGTAAAACCGCAGTGTATGTGCTGACCATCCTTCAGTCATTCGTAGAAGCCCAGAACCAGGGCAAAAGCAAGCCCAAAGCCCTGATCGTTGCCCCTACCAGAGAACTTGCCGTACAGATCGAGGAAGATACCCTCAAACTCGCTTCTGGAATGGACGACGTTTCGGTAGGGTGTTTTTTTGGCGGGGTAGGCTACGGCAAGCAGGATGAGATTCTGGAAAAAGGCTGTGACATTTTTGTTTGCACCCCGGGTCGTATCCTCGACTACCAGAAAATGCACAAAATTGACTTCCGCCAGTTTGATATCTTCATCGTGGATGAGGCCGACCGTCTCTTCGATATGGGTTTCTATCCCGATATCCAGAAAATGTTCAGCCTCCTCAGAGCCTGCACCGATCGACAGACCATGCTTTTCTCCGCCACTTTGGGTACCAAAGTCCGCAATCTTGCTTGGTCCTTTATGAACGAGCCGGTCGAACTTGAAGTGCAACCCGAAGAAATTACAGTAAAAGCCATTACCCAGGAACTTTTTCACATCTCCAAGGACCAAAAGTTCGGTCTCTTTCTGAAGTTGATGAAAAAAGAGAATCCTGAGAACTGCCTGATTTTTACCAACACCAAGGCCCGCTGCATCGAAGTTGCCAAGCGCCTTTCGCTCAACGGCTATCCCACCAAATACCTGATGGGTGACCTTCCCCAGACAAAGCGCCTTCAGACCATCGAACGGATGAAGGATGGCAAGATCAAGTTCCTTGTTGCCACCGACGTTGCCGCCCGTGGTCTGCAAATCGATGACTTGCAGCTGGTAGTCAACTATGACATCCCCGATGACTTTGAGAGCTATGTGCACCGTATCGGCCGAACAGCCAGGGCTGGTAAAAGCGGGAAGTCCATCACATTGGCAGACGAAGAGTATGTATTCAATCTTGAACCCATCGAAAACTACATCCAGATGAAAATTCCGGTTATCTGGCCCGAGGAAGGTGAACTCCCTGAGGTCGTGGATGCCAGTGCTTCCTATTCGTTCCGTGATCTGGTTAGCAATGACGAGTACGCACCTTCATCAGCTCGACCGAGAAATGGGGCCGCCCCGAGAGGTAGAAAAGGTCCGCTTCCGCTACGAAGAGGTTCTGAACAACGTTCCGATCGCCCCGATCGTCCCCGTCCTCCAAGACGGGCTGACGAAACTGTTGCAAGCAGACCCAGAAGAGCTGAGCAAGAGCAGGCCAGACCGACCGAGACCAGGCGCAGGCGTCCTGGTTCCAAGAGCTATGCAGAGATTCAGAATCTCTCCCTGGAAGAGAGATTGGCCTACTATAAGCAGCAGTATCAGAATGAGGGAGGTCAAAGTGGACCTTCTCAGGCTACTACACAGGTTCCTAGGACACCGGTGAAGAAGGTTGCTGCCATGACAGTAGCGAAGGAGCAGGATCAGAGTAAGAGTCCACAGAAGAAACTTGGATTTTTTGCTCGATTGTTCAGGAGGAAGAAGTAG
- a CDS encoding lysophospholipid acyltransferase family protein: MRKIRIVFAALFIIPILILSLVYAFLPALFLRLFKLKDAENRHLARCGHFIGNSILFFLGVTVHVDGKENLPPTGTICFVANHQSLLDIVAFVGPAHLWATILAKAEVKKIPIINLWCYALGCIFIDRKSPHDAIKAILKGVEQLKQGRSMLVFPEGTRSKSGRIGELKNGSLKLATRSKTDIVPITIKGLRAGFEHLKGCKRVHAYVSVGKPIPTAGLSNEEIATLHEVVYGTIAKRFDELPGQV; this comes from the coding sequence ATGAGAAAAATACGCATTGTATTTGCAGCATTGTTCATCATTCCAATTTTAATTCTCTCCTTGGTATATGCCTTCCTACCGGCTCTTTTTCTCCGACTTTTTAAGCTCAAGGATGCAGAAAATCGCCATCTTGCGCGGTGCGGTCATTTCATCGGCAACAGCATCCTCTTCTTTTTAGGGGTGACGGTGCATGTGGACGGCAAGGAGAACCTTCCGCCTACCGGTACCATCTGTTTTGTGGCCAATCACCAGAGTCTGCTCGATATTGTCGCCTTTGTTGGTCCTGCACATTTGTGGGCTACCATTCTTGCAAAGGCTGAAGTGAAGAAAATACCCATCATCAATCTTTGGTGCTATGCCCTCGGCTGCATCTTCATTGACCGTAAAAGCCCCCACGACGCCATCAAGGCCATCCTCAAGGGTGTTGAGCAGCTCAAGCAAGGGCGGAGCATGCTCGTTTTTCCTGAGGGGACGAGAAGCAAGAGCGGTCGTATCGGGGAACTGAAAAATGGGAGTCTTAAACTTGCTACCCGGTCCAAAACCGATATAGTACCCATCACCATCAAGGGTCTGCGCGCAGGGTTCGAGCATTTGAAAGGATGCAAAAGGGTGCATGCCTATGTATCCGTTGGAAAGCCCATTCCTACCGCCGGCCTGAGCAATGAGGAAATTGCAACACTCCACGAAGTGGTCTATGGGACCATCGCCAAACGGTTTGACGAGCTTCCCGGCCAAGTTTAG
- a CDS encoding ECF transporter S component, which yields MQQNRNALKVAVVAVLTAVVVVFTMVVRIPTAKGYLNLCDVAICFIAFTFGPWSAFIAAGLGTALADLISGYAQWAPISFVVHGIEALLIALIVRQKGDKEASLIRKLLAGFVCIATVSLGYFALSSLFISTASVAAAEIPGNIAQSAVGFVLGLGVASAVKRAYPPVRSLAW from the coding sequence ATGCAACAGAACAGGAATGCTTTGAAGGTAGCCGTCGTCGCTGTACTTACTGCAGTGGTCGTCGTGTTTACCATGGTCGTTCGTATCCCGACAGCAAAGGGGTATCTCAACCTTTGTGATGTAGCAATCTGCTTCATCGCCTTTACCTTCGGTCCCTGGTCTGCTTTCATTGCAGCTGGCTTGGGAACTGCCTTGGCTGATCTGATCAGCGGGTATGCCCAGTGGGCGCCTATTTCCTTTGTGGTGCATGGGATAGAGGCTCTTTTAATCGCTCTCATCGTACGGCAGAAGGGTGACAAGGAAGCTTCGCTGATCCGTAAGTTGCTTGCAGGCTTTGTCTGTATTGCTACCGTGTCGCTCGGCTACTTTGCACTCTCTTCCCTGTTTATCAGCACAGCCAGTGTTGCAGCCGCCGAAATTCCAGGCAACATCGCTCAAAGTGCAGTAGGGTTTGTGCTCGGTTTGGGTGTGGCCAGTGCGGTTAAGCGTGCATATCCTCCGGTACGTTCGCTTGCTTGGTAG
- a CDS encoding energy-coupling factor transporter transmembrane component T family protein has protein sequence MTTSTFVAGNGWLYRFDPRAKILLMLLLCVWFFLPVHLVGLYVAVALIILTTACNTGFSHAWKTFRSILPMLLFMVLFMPFNVRDGQALVQFGSFTVVTKEGLLQAGRLAGRFIGISYVCTLLFATTIMNEVMLALRWYRLPYKAGLVVTLAFTYIPFIADSFSQIAESHRLREAEAEQGRRLLQRLKDLVPTLTSALVVALRSIPNLAMSLEMRGFGLSNRRSQYHNLASYRHPFTHFLLSAIIPVVLWLLCKA, from the coding sequence ATGACCACCAGTACCTTTGTCGCAGGAAACGGCTGGCTCTACCGCTTCGATCCGCGGGCAAAAATTCTTTTGATGCTTCTTTTGTGTGTATGGTTCTTTCTCCCCGTACACTTGGTGGGGTTGTATGTAGCCGTGGCGCTCATAATCCTGACAACAGCGTGCAATACGGGTTTCTCCCATGCATGGAAGACCTTTCGGTCGATACTTCCCATGCTTCTGTTCATGGTGTTGTTCATGCCTTTCAATGTCCGCGATGGGCAGGCTCTGGTGCAATTCGGCTCGTTTACCGTAGTGACCAAGGAAGGGCTTTTGCAGGCTGGTCGGCTTGCAGGACGGTTCATCGGCATTTCCTATGTATGTACGCTGCTGTTTGCCACCACCATCATGAACGAGGTTATGCTGGCCCTCAGGTGGTATCGCCTACCGTACAAAGCAGGTTTGGTGGTGACGTTGGCTTTCACCTACATTCCTTTCATCGCCGACAGTTTCAGCCAGATAGCTGAGTCACACCGCTTGCGTGAGGCTGAAGCCGAGCAAGGTCGCAGACTCTTGCAACGACTGAAGGATTTGGTGCCGACCTTGACTAGTGCCTTGGTGGTAGCCTTGCGCTCCATCCCCAATCTGGCTATGAGTCTGGAAATGCGTGGATTCGGGCTATCGAATCGACGCAGTCAGTATCACAACCTTGCTTCCTACCGACATCCCTTTACCCACTTTCTGCTTTCAGCTATCATCCCAGTAGTGCTTTGGTTGCTATGCAAAGCTTGA
- a CDS encoding aminotransferase class IV, whose product MVGVHAIYNGTVILAKDAVVEVTQREVQFGFSTYEALRVIKGHAVHLEDHLTRLENSCLGIKLVHPFTKQQISTWVYDLIEKDAIQEASLRIQLYGGTQPQLFVLASALLSYPDTHYTQGVKAITFLGERLYPSCKTGNLLLNYMALEEARSQGCFEALLVDRHQKVLEGTRSNFFAFKEKNLYTAADEQVLLGITRDRVIKAARQLGFSVIFDAPAKEDIAGGLYDEVFISSTSMAAMPLSRVDDRLFPGPFEKTLAITKLVRGWELDD is encoded by the coding sequence ATGGTAGGTGTTCACGCCATATACAATGGGACGGTCATTCTTGCCAAGGATGCTGTTGTCGAGGTGACCCAACGGGAAGTCCAGTTTGGATTCTCTACCTATGAGGCACTACGGGTCATCAAAGGCCACGCCGTGCACCTTGAGGACCATCTGACCCGATTGGAGAATTCCTGCTTGGGCATCAAACTGGTCCACCCTTTTACAAAACAGCAAATCAGTACATGGGTGTATGACCTGATTGAAAAGGATGCCATCCAAGAGGCGTCCTTGCGTATCCAGCTCTACGGGGGTACACAGCCGCAATTGTTTGTGTTGGCTAGTGCTTTGCTCTCCTATCCCGATACCCATTATACCCAGGGTGTCAAAGCCATTACTTTTTTGGGGGAGCGCCTCTATCCTTCCTGCAAAACCGGCAATCTGTTGCTCAATTACATGGCACTTGAAGAAGCCCGCAGCCAGGGTTGTTTTGAAGCCCTCTTGGTCGACCGTCACCAAAAGGTGTTGGAGGGGACGAGAAGCAATTTCTTTGCATTCAAGGAAAAGAATCTTTATACAGCAGCAGACGAGCAGGTACTTCTGGGCATTACCCGCGATCGGGTGATCAAGGCTGCCCGTCAGTTGGGTTTCTCCGTGATTTTCGATGCGCCTGCAAAAGAGGATATCGCCGGTGGCCTCTATGATGAAGTCTTCATCAGTTCCACCAGTATGGCTGCAATGCCGCTAAGCCGGGTGGATGACCGCCTGTTCCCTGGACCCTTTGAAAAGACTCTGGCGATAACCAAGCTTGTCAGGGGCTGGGAACTCGACGATTGA